The Mustela nigripes isolate SB6536 chromosome 6, MUSNIG.SB6536, whole genome shotgun sequence DNA window ggatccggggatcgagccccacagagggagcctgcttccctctctctctctgcctggttctctgcctacttgtgaactctccctctgtgaaataaaaaataaaatcttaaaaaaaaaaaacaaaactgctagGGACAGCATATGCGAATGGAGCATCACATGTCACTTCCTCAGATTAGGGAGGTGAAAATGATCCCAATCCAATTATTTGGGTCTTTAGGAGAAAGGACTGAGGCTAGGGGACACCTTAAGATGACTCAAGTAGATGAAGGTAGGCTTGTTCCTTCTCCTTCTATTCCGCAATAACTGacaacctgaaaaacaaaaacaaaaacaaaaacaccccaaaacttTCTTATTGCTACTTTTAAATTTCTCACCTGCAGTTTGTATCATCCCCTGGGAGCTCAAGGGCAGGTTCAGTGTGGGGTGCAAGACcgccccattctccacatccctgGGAGTCTTCATCACCATGGAGACACTAGGTCCTCCTCCAGATACCTGCACGTTGGTGATGAACCAAGCTGCGTTCTCAGTGGCCTGGAGAAAATAGTGGGAGATCTCACAAGTCACCTCCTTCCCATTGCAGTCAGCATGGAGCAAGGCCTCGGCCTGGGGAATCTGTACCAAGTTCACTGCGGGGAGAAGGGCAGCATAGAGGTCTGGTTGGTTGGAGGACACCTGGCCCATGGGAAGCCAGCGCAGTGGGTGTACTCAGGCACCAGGCTATCTCAGCAGAGGGAGCCCAGAAAGATCAGGACACAGTGTACAGGGCTCTTACCCGAGGCCTCGAAGGTAACAGGTGGTTTGTCTTCAGCCAGCGTGCCCCCTTGGAAGTCGGTAAGGCCTTCTAGGGAGCTGTCATCCAGCACTGGTACCTGCCTCAGCACGAGCAAGGCCTTCACCATGTTCCTACTGCTGGCAAAACCTCCAAGCTGCCTACCTTCCTCCACCAGGAAGCAGTCTAGGACCACATCCACTGCCCGCGACTGCCTTTCTGCTGCAGGTTAAAGACAGGGTGAGCACCCTCTTCCCAGAGAGTTGCTTCTGTGCCCAGGTTACCTACCCCAGCTGTGGAGTCATCAAGGAAGGAGTAAAAGTCTTGCAGGGTCCTAGCTGTCTCTGTGTCCCTCTTTTGTCACCCCACACCAACCTTTCTGGGAAGCACCTGCTAACTCCAGGTACATACTTGGTAGGAATTATTTAAAATCCTGGATTTGCCTTACTTGGAAGAGTTTATTACTACAACTGGCACCAAATACTCTCTTCAGTCAAGGGAATTCTCAGCTAAagcaaataaatgagcaaagctGCCACCGGAAGAGGAGACAGGACACTTGAGTGGCAACCATCTTCTCGGTTTCCCAGCCGGCCCACTAGGTCTGCTGTGCTTTCTGCCATTACCGGTGGccttcccctccccaaacctccGGAGATCACCTCCTGCTCGGATTTCCTAGCTGGGGAACCCTTCCCCTTCAGGTTCTGCTCCCAGACATTGCCCTCTCCGGTAGGCCCCCCACCACATCCACCCAGGAGGCCCCTCTTCTCTTCATTTGGCTTTTCCCACAGTCTTCTACCCTCTCCCCAACACCTTTGGTATTTTACTTTGCTGGCCTTTTCCTGTTGGGCTTAGGAGGCCATCCCGGGCCCTTCCCCCCAACGCTTTCCTCTTCGGGAATCACACCACGGTGGTGGCTCCCTGgtgccctcccccatccctcccacccccagccagcgCTCCCCACTCACCTGGGTCTGCTGCCACCCCGGACAGAACCAAGCACAGCAGCAGGCACCATTTCTCCTCCGTGCCCATGGGGGCAGCGCTCCCGCCCCCCTCGTACCCCAGCCCCCCAATCCCCCACCGCCCCTCTTCACGGCTTCCCGCAGGCACCGCCCGCACCGCCCGGGTGGAGAAGAGGGGCCTCTCCAAACCACCCTTGCCTGCCTGTTGCTTTCTCTTCAGTCCTTGGCCTACTTCTCTTTCGCTTTCACTTCGACTCTCACCGCGGCTGCCTTTGCTCGAGAGTGAAGCCACCAGGTGCTCCTGCCAGAGTCCTGTTCcttgttctcctttttctcccccgCCATGGCACCCCGCCAAATCCTCAGATTATCTCAAGATCTGACTTGACTTGCATGCATGCTTTTGGCTCCCCAACCAAGAAAGTGGAGCTGaaaaaggcggggtggggggggcgagACTGAGGGGCTATTGGGGGAACTTTCTTCGTTTTCTGTGGGTGCCATACCCACTCGCGATCCCCACTCCCCGACTTGGGCGGGGCCCCAACGCTAGTCGGCCCTAGAGAGAGCTCCTCCCTCAGATCCCTGAtctgggagaggaggctgggtgTGGCCTGCACCGTGAGATtggaatttgagagagagagagagaccgagagattGAGCCCGCGGGGAGAGAGCTTCGGTGTGTGGTTGGCTGTCACTTTATTGTGCCAAATTTTTAGGTCGGTGATAGAGCACGTGGTGGTTCTAGGGGAAAGTGTGTTCTCCACCTAAGGCCCCACCCTTCCAGTGCAGTGCCAGGGTGAAGGTGGCTGGGCCAGGGcacactggggtgggggtggggcccacGTCCCACCCTCCATCTCACCCCCATGCGTCCTTGTCGGTGCCAGTCTCCAAAAGGCACTTTCTCAAGTCTGCGCACAGGAAAGAGTCCTGATGACAGGATGGTACTGAAACCCCGGCTTGGGGGCGGAGGTGGGGGTCGGGGTGTGGGGGTGCGTGTGTGCCAGGTCTCTGTGCCCCCGTGGATGGCCGCTGGGGTGGGATGGAGGCGGAGAATTTATTGTAGTGATGACCCGCCCACCCAGCCTTCTCGGTGCGCAAGCTCAGGAGTAGGAAGCAGGTTCTGGTTTTCGGTAATCTTCCTGAATGGGGATGGCGCCGCCCTCTTCCTCCCTGGGGCAGCTGTATAGGCAAGCCTCAGCCGGCACCACTGGACTTTCTTCTTTGTCTGCGGGAGGAGAATGGGATGAACCTTGGGGGGCATTGGGGGTGGGACGTGGTGAATGGAGTGGAGATAAGCCAAGGAGGTTCAGGCTCGGGGAGGGCTATCAGGGGATTGCTAgctgagagaaaaggaagaggagggggtaGCCAGGATTGGTAAATATGCATTGAACAAGCCTTTGGTGAGGTTCGAGGCATGGTGTCCATGGGGGGCTGGGGTGGTAGGGTAGGGTGCAGGGACAGGATTGGAGACCAGTATTTTGTCTCTTACTTAGTCTGCATTTTCTTTGTTGATGGAAGAACAGGGGTCCCATCACGGTGAAAGCAAGAAACATCCCAGAGAGAATGACAAAGACGCGGATGCAATCTGAGCTGCACAGGGGCCTTTGGGCTGTGATAGGCAAGGACCACGCAAGGGTTTTTGAAGATGGCCTCAGCCTTGACTCCCCTCAGCCCAGACCAcctgtctcccctcctcccatctctctctcacccctcccccactgctacCATTTGACTAAATTCTTTCCTAATCCCTagactctgcttcttccccttcttccccctaCTCCTAGGAGCTTTCTGGCTGGCTTCCCTTTCCAGTATGCAGTCTCCCTGGGGGGTAGAGAATGGGGAGAAGACTCCCCATTCTGGCCAATGGGTTGAGAGGGCTGTGGCAGGCAGCCACCTGAAGTCAGCCAGCGTCTGCACCTGCAGAACTGTCCTGGGCTCCTGCATCCCTGCAGAAAGAGGCAGGGTGAGCAGCAGCAGGGAACCTCCCAGGGCACAAGCCTGGGAGGCCCAACGCCTTACAGCTGCCCTAAGAGgcccagggagatgggaaggctGACCAGCTAGCCAGGCAGCTGATGTGGGGAGGATGATGTTTGGGGTGCATCCCTTATCCCTTTGGCTGGACAAAGCATTGGCCGGAACTTACTTTTGGCGTAAGGTAAGtgggtggggtgtgggtgtgggtgtgggtccGGGGCCCAAGACGGTGGAGGCAGTGTCAGCAAAGGGTTTGAAGGAGGGTCACACTCTGTACACTCCTTGTCCCTGCACTGCCAGCCCTTGGGGCAGGCACACTGTGCATTTGCGGTGAGGGTGCAGTTTCGAATGAGAAGACCTGGGgacagaaaaggaacacaagaagCTCAGGCCTCGGAGACCTGCCAGGTGTGCTTGCTAAGTTTTGTCCTGAGCTCCCATCCCAGGCCCAGCTGCAGGGACTCCTGCCCCAATCATGCAAaggctgcccctccctccctgtcaccCAGGGCATCTGCCTTTATTACTAGTGTCATTAAAGGGAAACACTTGGGTTTTTTCCCTTTACTCATGGTTCAGAAAATTCCAACTGTAAAAAGTAGAAACAGCTTGCAGGATTTTCTCTCCTATTCCCTGGCACTTTGATAACTTCTCATTGAAGAACAAGACACAGACAAAGACATACACAGGTCACAAGCATAAAACTTGAGAATGGCTTCAGATGGGAGCCACGAACAAGAGCAGCAGTGTCCCTTCCTAGTCACTacctcctcccacccacagaTAGCCACCAGCCTGACTTCCTAACGCTGCGAGTCACTTTGCTTGTTTTTGTACTGTATTTGTCTAGTCATGCATGTGTACTCACTTGTGTCTGACCCTCTTCCTCAATCCCTTGTgaaattcatccatattgtaacTGCGGACCACTCGTTCTCATGCGGTATAGCATTTCACTGTATGAATATACCGTGATTCATGTGTCTATTCTGTTAATGGGCATTTGggtattttccagtttttaagcAATCAGCAATAGTGCTGCTATGGTCCCTGATaggttttttaaactttactgGAATGTTACTTGATTAGTAACATACCTTGGCTTTACAGTATACATTTTATTCAAGTGTAGAGGTCAGGTGCAGACTGATTGCCAAAAAATTGTACTAGGGGAGGAGGATGTGAGGGGCACTGGGTGGGTTTGTGCTCACAGGTGGTTAGGGTTAAAAATAGGAGAGTGATTCTGGGGAAGGCACCAGCACCCGGATGTGGGCAGGCTTGAGCCCAGCATGGTGGGGCCCTGGGACAGTGCACTCGTGGGGACCCAGGGAGAAGAGCCCTGACGGGGCAAGCGGGGTGCAGAAAGGAAGGCTTGGAGGATGCCAAAGACAACAACCAGTGCTCTAACAATTCCTTTAGCAGCTGCCTTTTgccaggaaagggagagggag harbors:
- the CD27 gene encoding CD27 antigen isoform X3: MAQAPPCWLWILGTLAGLSATPAPKPCPEKHYLVQGELCCQMCKPGTFLMKDCDKHGESAQCDPCIQGASFSPDHHSRRHCESCRHCNSGLLIRNCTLTANAQCACPKGWQCRDKECTECDPPSNPLLTLPPPSWAPDPHPHPHPTHLPYAKRMQEPRTVLQVQTLADFRWLPATALSTHWPAQRPLCSSDCIRVFVILSGMFLAFTVMGPLFFHQQRKCRLNKEESPVVPAEACLYSCPREEEGGAIPIQEDYRKPEPASYS
- the CD27 gene encoding CD27 antigen isoform X2, which translates into the protein MAQAPPCWLWILGTLAGLSATPAPKPCPEKHYLVQGELCCQMCKPGTFLMKDCDKHGESAQCDPCIQGASFSPDHHSRRHCESCRHCNSGLLIRNCTLTANAQCACPKGWQCRDKECTECDPPSNPLLTLPPPSWAPDPHPHPHPTHLPYAKNKEESPVVPAEACLYSCPREEEGGAIPIQEDYRKPEPASYS
- the CD27 gene encoding CD27 antigen isoform X1, whose translation is MAQAPPCWLWILGTLAGLSATPAPKPCPEKHYLVQGELCCQMCKPGTFLMKDCDKHGESAQCDPCIQGASFSPDHHSRRHCESCRHCNSGLLIRNCTLTANAQCACPKGWQCRDKECTECDPPSNPLLTLPPPSWAPDPHPHPHPTHLPYAKTQRPLCSSDCIRVFVILSGMFLAFTVMGPLFFHQQRKCRLNKEESPVVPAEACLYSCPREEEGGAIPIQEDYRKPEPASYS